GCAGCAGGTGAGGGGCTGGCGTGGGCGGGCAGAGGACCACAGCTGGGCACCTGGACACTGCGGGATCTGCACACCGTGGGCAGGACTGGGGGATGGGGCCTCCTGTCCTGGCTGCAGCCCCTCCAGGACACTGAGCCCCTGGCCACCTCCTGCTCAGATGGGCCTGGGTCGCTCAGGGCTGGGGTCTGGCCAGGTCTGcagggcacaggggtgcaggggATGGGCAGGCTGGGGGGACAGGACCCGTCTCTCCTGGATCCCCAGGTGGGCTCTGGGGGTCCTCTGTGGGTCCCTCACTTCCCACCTTATCTCACTGCGGAGCTGTGCTCCAGGGCTGAGCAGGACCTGTGCAGGACACGCTGCACCCTGCCCACTTCACCCCAGGTCGCCTGGAGGCGGAGCTGGCTGGGAGGCTCAGGGCTTCCCACCATGAGCCTGGCTGCAGTGTGGAGGAGGCCAGTGAGCCCTGAGGGAGGACAGGGCAGCCAGGCGGAGACACAGAGTGACCAGTCTGAGGCGGGAAGGGTTGTCTGGCTCAGGGACTCTGTGGCCCCTGGGTCCTCTCCCGGCCTGCCTCATCAGCAACAAGACAGGAGCCCCGGCTGCCTGTGCCCCGGCTGCCTGTACCCCCGGCTGCCTGTGCTCCGGCTGCCTGTACCCCCGGCTGCCTGTATCCCCGGCTGACTGTGCCCCGGCTGCCTGTGCCCCCGGCTGCCTGTGCTCCGGCTGCCTGTGCCCCGGCTGCCTGTGCCCCGGCTGCCTGTGCCCCGGCTGACTGTGCCCACGGCTGCCTGTATCCCCGGCTGACTGTGCCCTGGCTGCCTGTATCCCCGGCTGACTGTGCCCCGGCTGCCTGTATCCCCGGCTGCCTGTATCCCCGGCTGCCTGTATCCCCAGCTGCCTGTATCCCCGGCTGCCTGTATCCCCGGCTGCCTGTGCCCCGGCTGCCTGTGCCCCCGGCTGCCTGTGCTCCCGGCTGCCTGTATCCCCGGCTGTCTGTATCCCCGGCTGCCTGTGCCCCGGCTGCCTGTGCCCCGGCTGCCTGTACCCCCGGCTGCCTGTGCCCCCGGCTGCCTGTACCCCCGGCTGCCTGTATCCCCGGCTGACTGTGCCCTGGCTGCCTGTGCCCCCGGCTGCCTGTGCCCCCGGCTGCCTGTGCCCCGGCTGCCTGTATCCCCGGCTGACTGTGCCCCCGGCTGCCTGTGCCCCCGGCTGCCTGTGCTCCCGGCTGCCTGTGCCCCGGCTGCTTGTACCCCCGGCTGCCTGTACCCCCGGCTGCCTGTACCCCCGGCTGCCTGTGCCCCCGGCTGCCTGTGCCCCGGCTGCCTGTACCCCCGGCTGCCTGTGCCCCCGGCTGCCTGTACCCCCGGCTGCCTGTATCCCCGGCTGACTGTGCCCCGGCTGCCTGTGCCCCCGGCTGCCTGTGCCCCCGGCTGCCTGTGCCCCGGCTGCCTGTATCCCCAGCTGACTGTGCCCCCGGCTGCCTGTGCCCCCGGCTGCCTGTGCTCCCGGCTGCCTGTGCCCCGGCTGCCTGTATCCCCAGCTGACTGTGCCCCCGGCTGCCTGTGCCCCCGGCTGCCTGTGCTCCCGGCTGCCTGTGCCCCGGCTGCCTGTACCCCCGGCTGCCTGTACCCCCGGCTGCCTGTACCCCCGGCTGCCTGTGCCCCCGGCTGCCTGTGCCCCCGGCTGCCTGTACCCCCGGCTGCCTGTACCCTCGGCTGCCTGTGCCCCGGCTGCCTGTACCCCGGCTGCCTGTACCCCCGGCTGACTGTGCCCCGGTTGCCTGTGCCCCGGCTGCCTGTGCCCCGGCTGCCTGTACCCCCGGCTGCCTGTGCCCCCGGCTGCCTGTGCCCCCGGCTGCCTGTGCCCCAGCTGCCTGTACCCCCGGCTGCCTGTATCCCCGGCTGCCTGTACCCCCGGCTGCCTGTGCCCCCGGCTGCCTGTGCCCCGGCTGACTGTACCACGCGGGCCGTGGTTTTGCAGGCTTCACTTTCTCTTCTCTGAGAATTGTGGTCAGCTCCTCGCAGTGCTGGCCAGCAGTACAGCTGGTCAGTGCTGACAGAGGCCTCTCTGTGTAGACAAGGAAGCCTGCGGCTTTCCCGAGCTCCTGCAGCATGCAGGACCTGAGTGCAGCCCCTCAGGTGTGGTGGAAAGGGAGACCCCCAGGGGCCTCGCCGGTCCCCAGTGCACCCAGACCCCAGGACTCCCAGGCACCCACAAACCAGCTCACTGATGTCACCTAGGGGGCAGGGCATGCAGGGCTCCGAGGAGTGGGCTGAGTGGCCAAGAACTTGAATCTGTGTGTCATGCTGGGTCAGGTTGCTGCCTGGCCCCTGTCTTGTGGCCAGCGTCTGGTGGGTGCAGGAGAGAGCCGGGCTTCTTGCCCTCTTCTGACTAGAGGTGGGCGTTTGCACGCTCTGCTGTCCCTGCCCACCACAGTGAGCTGGAGCCCTGCCACCTTCTGGCCTCCCACTTGGCCAGGCCACTTGGGCCCACAGCAGGAGTCCAGCCACCTTCCCGCCCCAGGGCAGGTGCCCTCAAGTGCAGGGCATCCCCCAAGTGGGGCTACGGGGGATGGAGAGCAAGGGGCAGCCGGGCAGGAGGAAGGGAGTGTGGGAAGGGAGGCGGCCGGTCAGAGAAGCGAGAGGGCTCTGGAGTGGGGTGGATGGGCCCTCAGCGTGGCGCCCACACCGCTGAATGCAGGTAGCGAGTTGCTTCTTAGTTCAGGTATGTCCCAGATATCGAACTTGCTGCAAGACGAGGGCCGATCTGATCTCAGCCGAATCGGGGCATCCCGAACGTGGAGAGGGCCTGTGGCACCAGGGTGCGTTTCCGCCCAAAGAAACGTGGCAAATTCCAGGTTGCCACTGAGTGTCACTGCTCGAAGGAGCTGGGCCTCTCAATGCGAAGCCTCGGGAAGAAGGAGACCCACCGCGGTCCTTCCCGTGTCCATGCTCCGACCCTGAGTCCCCTGAAGGTCCTTTTCAGGCCTGTCCCTGGGGCTTCCTGCTAGCCTAGGAAAATTCCCAAAATGCAGCAGAAAGCTGGTCCTCGCCACTGCCAGAGTGACCTCGGCTGGCCTGTCCCGGGGCTTTCTCTGCACCTGCCAGGTGTTGGTGTGGCCTGGGAGGAGTCTCAAGGCAAGGAATTCAACCAGCTCCTGCGATCTCTCCAGCCCAGTCCAACCACCCTCCACCCCTGCTGGACAAGGGTCAGGGCCTAGGTGCTGCAGGAGATGCCACGAGAGGGTCAGTGGTCAAGCTGTTGGAGAAAGGAAGGCCAGAGGGGCACTGAGTCCTCAGGTGAGAGGCGGGAAGCACCCGTGCTGGCTGGAGGGATGCGGGGAAGTTCCCAGAGCCCAGGAGTCCAGGTGGCTGGGAGCTGGGACCCTGGAGGAGGCCCAGGCCCCAAAGAGAGGAGAGTTCTTCTCTCCCTGCTGCCCAGCCCCGCCCTGCTGGAAGAGGAGGCTAGAGGCAGCGTGCTGAGCCCGTGCTCTGCAGAagcaggagccaggccaggctcCTGAGCTCCAGGGCAGAACAGGGCCAGAGCCAAGTCGGTCAGGTTAGGAAGGTGGACACGGCCACTGCCCAGGCAGGAGGAGCTGGGTGCTGTCTGGTGTGTGTAGCTGGCCCACAGAGCCTCCAGGACCTGGCCACTGAGATCTGTGGTTCCATTGTCCACTCGGGACGCAGCCAGGTGCAGCTCTCTGAGATGGCCAGGCCAGGTCTGTCCCTCCACgagaatggaacccaggcagGACCAGCACCCCACAGGGAGGTGGGGTAGTGTAGGCACAGTGTTCTAGGGGACTTCCAGCTCGGAGCCATAAAGATCCATGGTGGCCTTTAGTTTGGTGGCCAGAGTGCTGACCTGTGACTCACTCCTGAAGGTTCAGAGTTCCTGGAAGGAAGATCAACACAGACACAGCCCAGCTTCCTGCAGAAGAAGGGGTTCCCCGGGCGGGGCAGTAAGGGAAGCCCACTGCCCCGGCAGACCTGGCCTCCCCCTGCTGGCCTGGAGGCCTGGAGGGCAGCAAAGCAGGGGCTCCTAGGAGAAGGACGCAGGGCACCTTCAGCTCTGAACAGGGAGAACTCGCCCAGTGTGGGAGCTAGGAGGCAGGCCCTCCCTCCCATGGCCGACCTCAGTCCCGGTCCCCAGGGAAGCTCAGTCCCCACCTCCAGGCCAGGGACACCTGCCCAGCACCAGCTGGGCCCCTGGTTGTGAAGCTGCCCCCAGATCCCACAGTCCACCTGGTGGCCTGGGTGGCCCCAGAGCCCGTCAGTGTGCAGACTTCAGAAGAGGTCTGTGAACACACTGAGTTTCGGCCATCCCACAGACTCTCTGGTGCCTGGTCAGCAACACAGGGGCTGTGACAGAGGCCATCACATCCGCCCAAAGCAGAGGCAGCCTGAGGGGCAAAGGCAGGGGCACGCTCAGGGTCCTCCTACGTGGACTCTGAGCCTTCTGGGGCTTCCATGGGGGAGGAGCACAGGAGAGCAAGAGGAGAGGTGGCCTGTGGATGTCCAGGGCTAGATTCATGGACACTGCTGACTTGGGCAATGCGGCTTGGACCGTGACCAGTGCCCTCAGCCAGCCAGGACTCTGGCCTCCTGGGGACGATGTCATGGGCTGTCAGGGCCAGTTTTCCACTGGGGACAGCGGACGCCCTGGTGGGTTGTGGCCCCTTCTGCTGTGATTTCTCATGGCCTCTCACTGGAGTCTGGGAAGCACACACCAGCTGTGCCTCTGAAGGTGACTCCCAGGAACACCCCCCTCAGGCAGGAAGCAGGCTCTGCTTAAGATGGGGCATAGTCAGGACGGGGGCTGTGAGCTGCGGTGGGCGGCAGGCCAGCTGGAGGACAGCTGGGGCCCAGCAGTCGGGGAGCACCCTGCCTCCTCCCGGGAGGACTGCGGACCTCGCCAGCCACTCCCTTTGCTCTTCCCTCTTGTCCCCTCCCCAAGCCCAGCTGGCAGGTCAGCAAGGTTACATAACAGCTCCACCAAAGCTGCCACCTGTCCGTGTCACCAGGTGCAGGTGAGGGCCAAGACTGACCTTTGACCAGCCCAGGTCCAGCCCAGGCATGGGGCCAGGACCCACCATGGGGTACTGACTGGGCCCTGTGGGGGCTGCTGGGCCACATCCCTCCCTGCAGAGCTGCCCTCCAGGTGGGGAGGGGTCGGGCTTCTGTGAGAGGCTTCCTGTGGCCAGATCCACACACTTGAGCACCTCCTGTATGCAGGGTGTGGTGACATCATCGGCTGTCAGGGCCTTATCTCTGCCACCTAGCCCCGTGTGCTCCCCCGTGTGGGTGTGACGGGAGCGGAGCAGCCAGGAGGCTCCCCACATGGGGTAGCAGCTGTGGTCTGGGGAGGCTGGTCACCGAGCTCTGGGGGGCAGGAGGGCCGTCCCCCTGCAGAAGAGTCAGCACGGCACAGGGGCCTCCTTGCTCTGCTGCAGGCGACCCCCCTGGGAGCCGCAGTGGGCACTTGATGAAGGGCTCTGCACTTACAGGGAGAAACAGCCCGCGCTAGCCAGGAAGCTGGGGGCGACGGACCTCCTCTGCCAGGCCAGGACCCtggggcagggcctgggagggaggaggccagCCACACCCTGGGAAGTCGGAGGCCCCCCTAAACAGCCTGCAGCCTGTCACCCCTGAGGTCCAGGGGGCGGCCTGTGCTGCAGGGATGCAGAGGCGCAGGACTAGAAAGCACAGCAAGTGGGCTCTGTCCCGCAATTGGCAGGGTGAAGCTGCCCGGTGGGTGTGGGACAGGGTCTGTGGACGCCTGAGCATAATGGGGGTCTCAGGGGTGCTGCCCATGCTGCCCACTGAGCTAGTGAGAGAATAAGTGAGGGGACTACAGCTGGGACGGGCACAAGAGTGACAGAGCCAGGTCACGTCCACAGCCCTGCACTGGGCGCCCCCACAGCACACCTCTCACTGGGGTCTGGGAAGCACACACCAGCTGTGCCTCTGAAGGTGACTCCCAGGAACACCCTCCTCAGGCGGGAAGCAGGCTCTGCTTAAGATGGGGCATAGTCAGGACCGGGGCTGTGAGCCGCGGTGGGCGGCAGGCCAGCTGGAGGACAGCCCTGGCTGGGGCCCAGCAGTCGGGGAGCACCCTGCCTCCTCCCAGGAGCAGAGGCAGAAGGACCTGGGGACTCAGGGCACCCTGCAGACCAGGAGGAGCTCTCAGGGCAGACCCCGCCAGCAGCTGTGGCTCGGCTGTCTCTCTAGGACACGCAGGTGGGTGGTCCCTCTGAGTGCAGCAACTCCAGGCCAGCTGCAGGGACCACCCAGCTCCCCTGTCCAGGGGACAGACGTTCCCCGTCTTCCTGTGATTCCCTGGGTTCCTGtggccagggcctcacacgtcaTGAAGcacagggacaggaggagggtgGCTGCTGGGGACCCAGGCACTGGGAGGAGGCTCAAGCATGGAGGGCACAGCTCGTCCAGGGCAAGCTTGGCCCCTGGGCTGCCCAGCCCCTGGCCAGGTGGAGGCTGCTCCCTGCAGCCTGGGCACCACCTGGGGACTTCTGACCCCCGggtcttcttccctcccttccacaGGGAGTGTCCCAGAAACCGGTATCCAGGACAAGGGACCCCTGGGGCCTCCCCCATCAGCCAGCCATGGGGACCTGGCCCTCTGAGTCCCCCGGACGCATCCCCCAGCCCTGCGTTCCCAGCATGCTCGGCATCCTCCTGCTCCTGGCCGCCTCCCTGAGTGCTCAGAACTCAAGTAGGTATTGGGACGCTGCCCCTCTGCCAcagaagggctggggacacaggggTGGGAAGGGCAGACCAAGGTCAGGCCCAGAACTGACCCACCCCCAGTGACGACTGTGACCCTGCAGACCCAGGCCCATGGGTGAGAAGCCAGCGGGAGGCCCTGGGTCTTGAAAGGGCAAGCCCCGTGCACCCAGGACAGCAGGGCAGGCACCCCAGCAATGCCTGCTGGCCACTGCCGGAGCATCAGGGGTGCCCAAGACCACGTCCAGGCTCCAAGGCAAAGAGGATCCCTGAGAGTTGGGGCCGGTGCCATGGCCAGGGGACGAGAGGCTCCACAGGACCGAGGACCTGCCAGCAAGTCCCTGAGGCACCCTGGTCAGCAGCCTCAGCATCACTGGGCCTTAGACACTCAGAGCACTAGACGGGGAGGTACAGTGCACAGGGTCCCCAGGGAGTCCCCATGCAGCTCTCCAGATCCAGGTTGGCTGTGCAGAGAAATGCCCCCAGGGCCACCCAGGCACCAGTGTCCTGGTCACTCTGATAGCCAACGGGGACAGCAGAATTTGGGTCAGATCCCCCAGGAGGTGCGACTGGAGACCCTAACACCACAAAGACCTCCCTGGGGCCACGTGGTGGCACTGCACGGGGCAGGGAGCTGCAGGAACATCGGCTGACCAGCTGCCTCCTGCCCAGTGACCAGCTGGTGGCACACACGCCTGGCACACGGCCTCCCTCCCTGCGGTGTGTGTCTGACTGCCACCCCAGCTCTGTGGGCTTTGATGGACCCTATCCTAGCGTCAGTCACCTGTAGAGTCCCTGGAGGCGCTGACACCACCCCTGCCCCGCCCAGGCCCCGCCCTGCCCACAGTGTGACCCTCCCCTCCACACAGGCTGGGACAGGCCCTCTTGTACAGAGGGCGTGGTGTCCGTGCCCAGGGGCCAGCGGGCAGTGATGGCCTGCAACATGTCCAACGCCTTCACCAACATCTCCATCCGGCTGCACGCCCACGGAAAGACCGTGACCATCTTCGAAAAGCGGCCCCCGGGACGCTTCTCCAGGGATGGCTGGACACTCCAGGTGCACGGAGGCCAGGCCCAGCTGGTGATCACAGCCGCCCAGGACGCCCACGCGGGACAATACGAGTGGCGTCTGCGAGGGCTCCAGAGAACCACCAGAGCCACGTATCTGAACGTCTCAGGTGAGGGGCCCGGGGCGGGGCCAGAGCCAGGGCCAAGCGGGAGGGTGGGCCAGGGGCGGAGcatgggaggggctgggggcagcTGGGGGCTCCCCgctgggaggggcagggccaAGGAGAGGAGCAGAGCAGAGGGCAGAGTCCAGGGGCACAGACCCACAGGCGCAGGCCTGAGTCCTGACCAGACTCAGCAAGCAAAAGAGTCCCTGGCCCCAGCTCCTGTGCGCTGTCCTACCCTCTCCAAACCTGCCGCGCCCAGCGCGCCCGCTGCACAGCTTCACCCTGGACCCCGTCCCCATAACCAGGGCAGATTCTCCTCAGACCACTACCACCCTGGATTGTCCTCACTCAGACACACCCGCCCAGCACCTGCTCcattcccccacctcctccctcccccacggGCTCCCTCAGTTGTCCACAAATAGAAGGGACCACAGGGCCCCCCCCCTCACAGGGCCGGCAGCTGTCCTGGGTGCGTCCCTTCAGGCCCCTCCCAGCCTAAACCCACTGCCCCCCTCATCCTTTCCTTCCCTACGAGATCCAAGGTCCCCATGCCCCCCACTGGTCTAATCCACCCTGTCACCTGAGCCAGCTGGCAGTGTCTGTGATCTGGCCCCTGGAGGGGA
This window of the Ictidomys tridecemlineatus isolate mIctTri1 chromosome 3, mIctTri1.hap1, whole genome shotgun sequence genome carries:
- the LOC101961275 gene encoding secreted and transmembrane protein 1 isoform X2; this encodes MGHSQDGGCELRWAAGQLEDSWGPAVGEHPASSREDCGPRQPLPLLFPLVPSPSPAGRSARLHNSSTKAATCPCHQVQGVSQKPVSRTRDPWGLPHQPAMGTWPSESPGRIPQPCVPSMLGILLLLAASLSAQNSSWDRPSCTEGVVSVPRGQRAVMACNMSNAFTNISIRLHAHGKTVTIFEKRPPGRFSRDGWTLQVHGGQAQLVITAAQDAHAGQYEWRLRGLQRTTRATYLNVSESQDQEEAAGLRPSTPPWGTASQVPGSERLQARSQATPQSMVGALVAVLLLILAVGSLGWCWRRRSPKCVQVARTEQAVHALEAVLLPLSTSRTKQKAVLLSQHIVDKPDHGQQSSSERS
- the LOC101961275 gene encoding uncharacterized protein LOC101961275 isoform X1; translation: MGHSQDGGCELRWAAGQLEDSWGPAVGEHPASSREDCGPRQPLPLLFPLVPSPSPAGRSARLHNSSTKAATCPCHQVQGVSQKPVSRTRDPWGLPHQPAMGTWPSESPGRIPQPCVPSMLGILLLLAASLSAQNSSWDRPSCTEGVVSVPRGQRAVMACNMSNAFTNISIRLHAHGKTVTIFEKRPPGRFSRDGWTLQVHGGQAQLVITAAQDAHAGQYEWRLRGLQRTTRATYLNVSAESQDQEEAAGLRPSTPPWGTASQVPGSERLQARSQATPQSMVGALVAVLLLILAVGSLGWCWRRRSPKCVQVARTEQAVHALEAVLLPLSTSRTKQKAVLLSQHIVDKPDHGQQSSSERS
- the LOC101961275 gene encoding secreted and transmembrane protein 1A isoform X6 — its product is MGHSQDGGCELRWAAGQLEDSWGPAVGEHPASSREDCGPRQPLPLLFPLVPSPSPAGRSARLHNSSTKAATCPCHQVQGVSQKPVSRTRDPWGLPHQPAMGTWPSESPGRIPQPCVPSMLGILLLLAASLSAQNSSWDRPSCTEGVVSVPRGQRAVMACNMSNAFTNISIRLHAHGKTVTIFEKRPPGRFSRDGWTLQVHGGQAQLVITAAQDAHAGQYEWRLRGLQRTTRATYLNVSAESQDQEEAAGLRPSTPPWGTASQVPGSERLQARSQATPQSMVGALVAVLLLILAVGSLGWCWRRRSPKCVQLQRF
- the LOC101961275 gene encoding secreted and transmembrane protein 1A isoform X4; protein product: MGHSQDGGCELRWAAGQLEDSWGPAVGEHPASSREDCGPRQPLPLLFPLVPSPSPAGRSARLHNSSTKAATCPCHQVQGVSQKPVSRTRDPWGLPHQPAMGTWPSESPGRIPQPCVPSMLGILLLLAASLSAQNSSWDRPSCTEGVVSVPRGQRAVMACNMSNAFTNISIRLHAHGKTVTIFEKRPPGRFSRDGWTLQVHGGQAQLVITAAQDAHAGQYEWRLRGLQRTTRATYLNVSAESQDQEEAAGLRPSTPPWGTASQVPGSERLQARSQATPQSMVGALVAVLLLILAVGSLGWCWRRRSPKCVQVPDKSHLEEDGFILAHSFRGLVCGQPSPWL
- the LOC101961275 gene encoding secreted and transmembrane protein 1A isoform X7, which produces MGTWPSESPGRIPQPCVPSMLGILLLLAASLSAQNSSWDRPSCTEGVVSVPRGQRAVMACNMSNAFTNISIRLHAHGKTVTIFEKRPPGRFSRDGWTLQVHGGQAQLVITAAQDAHAGQYEWRLRGLQRTTRATYLNVSAESQDQEEAAGLRPSTPPWGTASQVPGSERLQARSQATPQSMVGALVAVLLLILAVGSLGWCWRRRSPKCVQVARTEQAVHALEAVLLPLSTSRTKQKAVLLSQHIVDKPDHGQQSSSERS
- the LOC101961275 gene encoding secreted and transmembrane protein 1 isoform X5: MGHSQDGGCELRWAAGQLEDSWGPAVGEHPASSREDCGPRQPLPLLFPLVPSPSPAGRSARLHNSSTKAATCPCHQVQGVSQKPVSRTRDPWGLPHQPAMGTWPSESPGRIPQPCVPSMLGILLLLAASLSAQNSSWDRPSCTEGVVSVPRGQRAVMACNMSNAFTNISIRLHAHGKTVTIFEKRPPGRFSRDGWTLQVHGGQAQLVITAAQDAHAGQYEWRLRGLQRTTRATYLNVSGTASQVPGSERLQARSQATPQSMVGALVAVLLLILAVGSLGWCWRRRSPKCVQVARTEQAVHALEAVLLPLSTSRTKQKAVLLSQHIVDKPDHGQQSSSERS